The following proteins come from a genomic window of Pseudomonas putida:
- a CDS encoding bifunctional biotin--[acetyl-CoA-carboxylase] synthetase/biotin operon repressor, with product MLKLLNLLKDGRFHSGEALGAALGVSRSAVWKQLQHLESELNLTIHKVRGRGYQLAAPLALLETQAIAGFAAGEQWPMFIHETIDSTNAEGLRLASEGQAAPFLVLAERQSAGRGRRGRQWVSPFAENLYYSLVLRVDGGMRQLEGLSLVVGLAVMRTLQAFGVKDVGLKWPNDVLVRGHKITGILLELVGDPADVCHVVLGIGINVNMQVNEQVDQQWTSMLREVGAAIDRNHLVALLSQQLQHELARHRRYGFAAFQEEWEQAHLWQGRNVSLVAGTTRIDGVVLGVDGQGGLRLEVDGMEKSFSGGELSLRLRDDS from the coding sequence ATGCTGAAGTTGTTGAATCTCCTCAAGGATGGTCGGTTCCATTCCGGAGAAGCTCTGGGGGCAGCCCTAGGGGTGAGTCGCAGCGCAGTTTGGAAGCAGCTGCAGCATCTGGAAAGTGAGCTGAACCTCACCATTCACAAGGTTCGTGGGCGCGGTTACCAGTTGGCCGCGCCACTGGCTTTGCTTGAGACGCAGGCAATCGCTGGTTTTGCCGCAGGTGAACAGTGGCCGATGTTCATCCACGAAACCATCGATTCCACCAACGCCGAAGGCTTGCGCCTTGCCAGTGAAGGGCAGGCGGCTCCATTCCTGGTTCTGGCCGAGCGCCAGAGCGCCGGGCGAGGTCGGCGCGGCCGGCAGTGGGTCAGCCCATTTGCAGAAAATCTCTATTACAGTCTGGTGCTGCGTGTCGATGGCGGCATGCGTCAGCTTGAGGGGTTGAGCCTGGTAGTGGGGTTGGCCGTAATGCGCACCTTGCAGGCGTTCGGGGTAAAGGATGTCGGGCTTAAATGGCCTAACGATGTGTTGGTTCGTGGGCATAAGATCACCGGGATTCTCCTGGAATTGGTGGGCGATCCTGCAGATGTGTGTCATGTAGTGCTAGGCATTGGTATCAATGTAAACATGCAGGTAAACGAGCAGGTCGATCAGCAGTGGACCTCTATGCTGCGTGAGGTAGGGGCAGCCATAGATCGTAATCACTTGGTAGCGCTGCTCAGCCAGCAGTTGCAGCACGAATTGGCGCGCCATCGCCGCTACGGCTTTGCTGCATTCCAGGAGGAGTGGGAGCAGGCGCACTTGTGGCAGGGCCGCAATGTATCGCTGGTTGCTGGTACTACACGTATTGATGGTGTGGTTCTTGGCGTCGACGGGCAGGGTGGTTTGCGCCTTGAGGTGGACGGGATGGAAAAGAGCTTCAGTGGTGGTGAGCTCAGTTTGAGGTTGCGTGATGATTCTTGA